GGCCTCGGCGAATGGGAGGCGCGGCTGCGCGAGCTGGAGGCCGAGGCCGACCCGCTGGACGAGCTGCTGGCGGATCTCGAGAACGCGGCGCGCGAGGCCCCGCGCCGCGAGCCGCCGCGGCTCGGCCGGCGGCGGAGGGAGCCCGGCGCCAGGCATCGCGTGCGGCTGCCCGACGGCCGGGTCTACGCCGGCACCTGGCTCGATATCGTGAAGCAGCTCCGCGACGCGAACGGCCGGCCGGGCGAGAGCCTCGCACAATTCATGCATCGGCAGGCCGCGGAGCAACGCAGCCGGGTGGGTGCCTTGATCCCCAGCCACGATCCCGAGGCGTTCCTGCGAGCCAGTGCGCGGGCCGGGCTGTTGAGCATTGAACCCGTGAGCCGATGACCGATCCGGTTCGCGTCCTCCAGCCGCTCGATGCGGCGGAGGCCGCGATTCGCAAGCTGACAGACTACGAAGCCGCTGACGAGCTGGCTCGCGCGCTGCAGGCGACGTGGGCGGCCGTGCAGCGCGCCCTGCGGTTGCTGCTGCGATCGGATCCTGCCACACCCGACGAGTTGCGCCTCACCGCCCTCTCGATCGAAGATCTGCCCCCCGCCCGCTTGCTCGAAGTGCTGCGTCAGCGAGATCTGATCTCGCTGGAATTGGCGGGCCAGCTCCACGAGCTGCAGCAGGCGGCGCAGCGCGCGGAAGGCGGCGCGCAACGCGCGGCCGATGCCGACCTGGCCCGGCGCGTGGCCGAACGCGTCCGTGCCGAGGTCCACATGCTGGCCGAGCGCCCCGTGCGGGAGGCCGCTCGCCACGCCGTGGCCTCGCGCATGATTGAGGAGACTGCGCATGCCGTGCCCCCGCCGGGCGCCGGGCGACGCTTCGTCTTCCTGGCAGCCAGCGTCGCGCTGCTGATCCTGGTCGTACTGGCGATCGTGGTGCTCGTGGCGCTGGACAGGCAGACGGACAAAGCCATTGCCGCCTTCCGCGCGGGCCGCCTCGAGACCGCCGAGACGCGCTTCCGCGAAGTGCTGGAAGACGAGCCTGAGAACGTGACCGCGCTGCTCTATCTGGGCCGAGTGTACCGGCGCCAGCAGCGCCACCACGAGGCGGCCGAGGTCTTGCAGCAGGCGGCCCGCCTGAACTCTGGCGACGCCGATGTGTATCGAGAGCTCGGCCACCTCTTTCTGGCCCTCGGCCAGCTACGGCCCGCAGCCAAACAGTATCGCCACGCTCTGGATCTCGATCCCGAGGAGCAGCTCAACTGGATCGCTCTCGTCCGCGCACTTCGTGCCCTTGGCGACCCGGCCGCCGAGCGGCTGCTCCGCGCCGCGCCGCCCGAGGTTCGCGCCGCGCTGGCCCGCGGCCCCTAACCCCACCGGTCCCGCCGCCGCGCCACAGTCCAGCTTGGCGAGGCCGCCGAATCCATAGCCCGCAACTTTCATGACCGAGCCCGTGTTGGCTCGCCTTCACCGTTCTCTGGTGGAGGCCATGCGTCGCACCCGGCCGGACGCACTCGATCAGTCGATCACGGTCGCGGAGATCTATCAGGATCTCGTGCCCTACCGCCGGGTGCGCTCCACGTTGGGCGTGGAACTGAATGCAGACTACGAGCACGCTGTCATGCGCCTGCTGGCCGGCGAGGGCGGGCTGGTGCGCCTCGAGCCGACTGAGGTGCAGCAGCAGTTGCGGCGTGAGCTGGGATCCCCCAACCCCAATGTCGGGCTGTTCCGGCAGTTCGCGGCATGCGACGCCTGGGTGACCA
The window above is part of the Gemmatimonadota bacterium genome. Proteins encoded here:
- a CDS encoding tetratricopeptide repeat protein — its product is MTDPVRVLQPLDAAEAAIRKLTDYEAADELARALQATWAAVQRALRLLLRSDPATPDELRLTALSIEDLPPARLLEVLRQRDLISLELAGQLHELQQAAQRAEGGAQRAADADLARRVAERVRAEVHMLAERPVREAARHAVASRMIEETAHAVPPPGAGRRFVFLAASVALLILVVLAIVVLVALDRQTDKAIAAFRAGRLETAETRFREVLEDEPENVTALLYLGRVYRRQQRHHEAAEVLQQAARLNSGDADVYRELGHLFLALGQLRPAAKQYRHALDLDPEEQLNWIALVRALRALGDPAAERLLRAAPPEVRAALARGP